The Staphylothermus marinus F1 genome has a segment encoding these proteins:
- a CDS encoding DUF72 domain-containing protein, whose product MGKVVKIGCCGFPVSRRKYYKIHRLVELQNTFYNLPSREWAEKIRAEAPREFEFTVKAWQVITHPYRSPTWRKLKNKPAGNIENYGWLKPTRENLEALIKTLEIADVLEAKIIVLQTPGSMPYNEESKKWILEFFDKTGEIISNKYLIGWEPRGEWAKHISEYGEILREHRIIHVVDPFRYEPVSIVDGVAYYRLHGIGGGEVNYRYKYSVEDLEKLATILEQRVFETAYVLFNNVYMLDDSMRFKEILKKHPSLTPV is encoded by the coding sequence TTGGGTAAAGTAGTGAAGATAGGATGCTGTGGATTCCCTGTTTCTAGGAGAAAATACTATAAAATACATAGATTAGTAGAGCTACAAAATACATTCTATAACTTACCAAGCAGGGAATGGGCTGAGAAAATCAGAGCTGAAGCCCCCCGAGAATTCGAGTTCACAGTTAAAGCATGGCAAGTAATAACTCATCCATATAGAAGCCCTACATGGAGAAAACTCAAAAACAAACCAGCTGGAAATATTGAAAACTATGGATGGCTTAAACCAACAAGAGAAAACCTTGAAGCATTAATAAAGACATTGGAGATAGCAGATGTTCTAGAAGCTAAAATCATAGTTTTACAAACACCTGGATCAATGCCTTACAATGAAGAATCAAAGAAATGGATATTAGAATTCTTCGATAAAACTGGAGAAATTATTTCTAACAAGTATTTGATTGGATGGGAACCGAGGGGTGAATGGGCTAAACACATTAGCGAATACGGGGAGATCCTCCGTGAACACCGCATAATACATGTAGTTGACCCGTTTAGGTATGAACCAGTAAGCATAGTTGATGGAGTCGCGTATTATAGGTTGCATGGTATAGGAGGGGGCGAAGTAAATTATAGGTATAAATATAGTGTTGAAGACCTCGAGAAACTCGCCACAATACTTGAGCAGAGAGTTTTTGAAACAGCATATGTATTATTCAACAATGTATACATGCTGGATGATTCTATGAGATTCAAAGAAATCCTCAAAAAACACCCCAGCTTAACACCTGTATAG
- a CDS encoding AbrB/MazE/SpoVT family DNA-binding domain-containing protein, protein MKIREIVKVDSKGRITIPLTIREALDIREGMTVLLIADKEKKEIIVSPIPERAKLVELSIRVEDRPGVLAELTRELADRGIDIIATKCIVLKRGEIGECYMVVDLSRSLITNLKELEDSLKKLEPVREVRAQEIHS, encoded by the coding sequence ATGAAGATAAGGGAGATCGTGAAAGTTGATTCTAAAGGCAGAATAACTATTCCCCTAACAATACGTGAAGCCCTAGATATAAGGGAGGGAATGACTGTTCTATTAATAGCTGATAAAGAGAAGAAAGAAATAATTGTGTCCCCAATACCTGAAAGAGCAAAACTTGTAGAGTTATCGATTAGAGTAGAGGATCGGCCGGGAGTATTAGCTGAGCTAACAAGAGAACTAGCTGATAGAGGAATAGATATTATAGCAACAAAATGTATAGTGTTGAAACGAGGAGAAATCGGAGAATGCTATATGGTGGTCGACCTCTCCCGTTCACTAATAACTAATCTAAAAGAATTAGAGGATTCATTGAAAAAATTAGAACCAGTCAGAGAAGTTAGAGCACAAGAAATACATAGCTAA